In Candidatus Promineifilum breve, one genomic interval encodes:
- a CDS encoding DUF1858 domain-containing protein, whose product MPTPKAPTPEALGEMIITDVLERWPNTADVFQNHAMACVGCAVAPFYTINDAALVYRLPVDDFLAELLAVIQTTRVPNYE is encoded by the coding sequence TTGCCCACGCCAAAGGCGCCCACGCCAGAGGCGCTGGGTGAGATGATCATCACCGATGTGTTGGAGCGTTGGCCGAACACGGCCGACGTGTTCCAAAATCATGCCATGGCATGTGTCGGTTGCGCCGTCGCCCCCTTCTACACGATCAACGATGCCGCGCTGGTCTATCGCCTGCCGGTGGACGATTTTCTGGCCGAACTACTGGCCGTCATACAGACCACACGAGTACCGAATTATGAGTGA
- a CDS encoding c-type cytochrome, with the protein MMRKYTILALLALLVVLALAACGGGGGGGESSEPVAEVPQATATSAGDAAAGKTQFDTVCIACHGPGGVGVEGLGKPFTTSEFLLSVNDQELLEFVKTGRPVGHPDNTTGVDMPPKGGNPALTDAQLMDIIAYIRTLHE; encoded by the coding sequence ATGATGCGTAAGTACACGATTCTGGCCTTGTTGGCCCTTCTGGTGGTATTGGCTTTGGCCGCCTGCGGTGGCGGCGGCGGCGGCGGCGAGAGTAGCGAGCCTGTGGCCGAAGTCCCCCAAGCCACGGCCACCAGCGCCGGCGACGCGGCGGCGGGCAAGACGCAGTTCGACACCGTCTGCATCGCCTGCCACGGGCCGGGCGGCGTTGGCGTCGAGGGGCTGGGCAAGCCGTTCACGACCAGCGAGTTTCTGTTGAGTGTGAATGATCAGGAGCTGCTGGAGTTCGTCAAGACCGGCCGGCCTGTGGGCCATCCGGATAACACGACCGGCGTCGATATGCCTCCCAAGGGCGGCAACCCGGCGCTGACCGATGCGCAGTTGATGGACATCATCGCCTACATTCGTACGTTGCACGAGTAG